The Methanofervidicoccus abyssi genome includes a region encoding these proteins:
- the fhcD gene encoding formylmethanofuran--tetrahydromethanopterin N-formyltransferase — translation MEINGVYIEDTFAEAFPIWVSRVLITAATKRLAKIAATEATGFGCSVIMCPAEAGIEKYVPPTKTPDGRPGFIIEICHPKKSELEKQLLERLGQCVLTAPTTAVFDAMGEDAEEHVKVGFKLKFFGDGYEKKDKLGDRTVYRIPIMGGEFIVEDKFGIKKGVAGGNFFIMADSNMTALVAAEAAVNAIRSVEKVITPFPGGIVASGSKVGASNPKYKFMTATTNHKMCPTLRDVVEDSEVPEDVNGVYEIVIDGVDEESVKKAMKVGILAATTVKGVKKITAGNYGGKLGKYQIKLRELFE, via the coding sequence ATGGAAATAAATGGAGTATATATAGAAGACACCTTTGCCGAGGCATTTCCTATATGGGTTTCAAGGGTTTTAATAACTGCAGCTACAAAGAGACTTGCAAAGATAGCGGCAACAGAGGCTACAGGGTTTGGATGTTCAGTGATAATGTGCCCTGCAGAAGCAGGGATTGAGAAATACGTACCTCCAACAAAGACTCCAGATGGAAGACCTGGTTTTATAATAGAGATATGTCATCCTAAGAAATCAGAGTTGGAAAAGCAACTCTTGGAGAGACTGGGACAGTGTGTCTTAACTGCACCTACAACTGCAGTATTCGATGCTATGGGCGAGGATGCAGAAGAGCATGTCAAGGTAGGGTTTAAGTTGAAGTTCTTTGGAGACGGTTACGAGAAGAAGGATAAGTTAGGAGATAGGACAGTATATAGGATACCTATAATGGGAGGGGAATTCATAGTAGAGGATAAGTTCGGTATTAAAAAAGGAGTTGCAGGGGGGAACTTCTTCATAATGGCAGACAGTAATATGACTGCACTGGTGGCGGCAGAGGCTGCAGTGAATGCCATCAGATCTGTGGAGAAGGTGATAACTCCATTCCCAGGAGGAATAGTTGCTTCTGGTAGTAAGGTAGGTGCTTCCAATCCAAAGTATAAATTTATGACTGCTACTACAAACCATAAGATGTGCCCAACACTCAGGGATGTTGTAGAGGACTCTGAAGTTCCAGAAGATGTAAATGGGGTATACGAGATCGTAATAGATGGAGTAGATGAGGAGTCTGTTAAGAAGGCTATGAAGGTAGGTATCTTGGCGGCAACAACTGTGAAAGGTGTTAAGAAGATAACTGCAGGTAACTACGGAGGTAAGTTAGGTAAGTACCAGATAAAGTTAAGGGAGTTATTTGAATAA
- a CDS encoding UPF0254 family protein: MLSVATAECFTHGKIGVILHKMAMGYEDVKGHPYYPIFNKNIYVIASMFLPQKDVIESILNIKLPPSDYTYRYAKVYNEKKDIEVAYLMAKGLKNKLRCNIAIGTTAGIGRGGICILTDNRRYLFTTDIYGDILTGKNLVERSENGVSKTLNKLVEILSNEYSIRLL, translated from the coding sequence ATGCTCTCTGTTGCCACTGCAGAGTGTTTTACACATGGAAAAATAGGAGTTATTCTACATAAGATGGCTATGGGATACGAAGATGTAAAAGGACATCCTTATTACCCTATTTTTAATAAAAATATATATGTTATAGCATCGATGTTTCTACCTCAGAAGGATGTTATAGAAAGTATTCTAAATATAAAACTACCACCTTCAGATTACACATACAGATACGCCAAAGTATACAATGAAAAAAAGGACATTGAAGTAGCATATCTAATGGCAAAGGGATTGAAAAACAAGTTAAGGTGTAATATAGCAATAGGAACTACAGCAGGCATTGGCAGAGGAGGTATATGTATCCTTACAGATAACAGGAGGTATCTATTTACAACTGATATATATGGAGATATACTAACTGGGAAAAATTTAGTTGAAAGATCAGAAAATGGTGTATCTAAAACCTTAAATAAACTTGTCGAGATTTTAAGTAATGAATATAGTATAAGATTATTATAA